One genomic window of Hirundo rustica isolate bHirRus1 chromosome 13, bHirRus1.pri.v3, whole genome shotgun sequence includes the following:
- the SLTM gene encoding SAFB-like transcription modulator isoform X2: protein MAAAASAPAAAAAGAPAAPAAPAAPPTESKRISDLRVIDLKSELKRRNLDITGVKTVLIARLKQAIEEEGGDPDNIEISVSADTPTKKPTKGKGKKQEADELTGDVSVEEDSFVKVIKESELETQDASDQDGNDELKDLKESVEDENLNSKGLPSAEKKKYHDLEPVETTEDVEKDSESQENECPDIEDYTFPTVHDGEDEENEKDKAGSGDGTQEVSKPLPSEESLAEADHTAHEEMEANTSVKEAEDDNISVTIQAEDAITLDFDGDDLLETGKNVKITDSEASKPKDVQDTISQSLEKEGKDYEMTENHKDGKKEDCVKGDPVKKEAREGSKKAESGDKEKDTLKKGPSSTGASGQAKSSTKESKESKTTSKDDKGSTSSVSGSSGSSTRNLWVSGLSSNTKAADLKNLFGKYGKVLGAKVVTNARSPGAKCYGIVTMSSSTEVARCIAHLHRTELHGQQISVEKVKGDPSKKELKKESDEKSSSGRSIGDKKTASSDKASKTPSTKKEEKKSEKSEKKESKEAKKTEGKDEKSDNGTSGPNQESTKKTEEKKRISGKSPGQVVVLDQTKGDQGHTRTVRRGRFDKPQILRNKERIIQDKVKFREYRGRKDILPFEKMKEQRLREHMVRLERIRRAVELRRRREIAERERRERERIRIMHEREECLQRERERLEIERQKLERERMERERLERERVRIEQERRKEAERIAREREELRRQQQQLRYEQEKRNSLKRPRDVDHRRDDPYWNDSKKMALDTDARFGHGSDYSRQQNRFNDFDHRERGRYPEGSSVPSSSFDRRDRFVNQGEAKKTRPTARREEPGFERYPKSFSESRRNEPPQPRSELRDTDRREVRGDRDERRTVIIHDRPEIPHGRHPRETGSNPPRQTSWKSEGSISTDKRDGRGERPDRSGREVSGHVRGAPPGSRSSASGYGGREGERGVMGERGGGQHYNEDRHVVERHSRETGPRKEWHGPSSQGSGYHDTRRMGDGRGGGGMMAPHTSNSSPINRVVQITGNSMQRGSGSGFKPFKGGPPRRF from the exons atggccgccgccgcctccgctcccgccgccgctgccgcggGGGCTCCTGCGGCTCCCGCCGCGCCCGCGGCGCCGCCCACCGAGAGCAAGAGGATCAGCGACCTGCGCGTCATCGACCTCAAGTCGGAGCTGAAGCGGCGCAACCTGGACATCACCGGCGTGAAGACGGTGCTCATCGCCCGGCTCAAGCAG GCTATTGAAGAGGAAGGAGGTGATCCAGATAATATTGAAATAAGTGTTTCAGCTGACACACCCACCAAGAAACCAACTAAAGGCAAAG GTAAAAAGCAGGAAGCTGATGAACTGACTGGTGATGTTTCAGTAGAAGAGGACTCTTTTGTCAAGGTAATAAAA GAAAGTGAATTGGAGACTCAAGATGCAAGTGATCAAGACGGAAATGATGAATTGAAAGACTTGAAAGAATCTGTTGAAGATGAGAACTTGAATTCTAAAGGACTACCatctgcagaaaagaaaaaataccatgACCTGGAGCCAGTGGAGACAACAGAAGATGTGGAGAAGGATTCTGAAAGTCAG GAAAATGAATGTCCAGACATAGAAGATTACACTTTTCCAACTGTCCAC GATGgggaagatgaagaaaatgagaaag ATAAAGCAGGTTCTGGTGATGGTACACAAGAAGTATCTAAACCTCTTCCTTCAGAAGAAAGCCTAGCTGAGGCTGATCACACGGCTCATGAAGAGATGGAAGCTAACACCTCTGTGAAAGAAGCTGAGGATGATAACATATCGGTTACAATCCAGGCCGAAGATGCCATCACTCTGGATTTTGATGGTGATGACCTCCTAGAAACAggtaaaaatgtgaaaattacaGATTCTGAAGCAAGTAAGCCAAAGGATGTGCAGGATACCATTTCACAGAGCCTGGAGAAGGAAGGCAAGGACTATGAGATGACTGAGAACCATAAAGATGGTAAGAAGGAAGACTGCGTGAAGGGTGATCCCGTCAAGAAGGAAGCCAGAGAAGGTTCAAAGAAAGCAGAATCTGGAGACAAAGAAAAGGATACTTTGAAGAAAGGTCCCTCGTCTACTGGGGCCTCTGGTCAAGCAAAGAG CTCTACTAAGGAATCTAAAGAAAGCAAGACAACATCAAAGGATGATAAAG GAAGCACGAGCAGTGTTAGTGGTAGCAGTGGAAGTTCAACTAGAAACCTGTGGGTTAGCGGACTGTCTTCCAACACAAAAGCTGCTGACTTGAAAAATCTCTTTGGCAAATATGGAAAG GTACTTGGTGCAAAAGTGGTCACAAATGCACGAAGCCCAGGGGCAAAATGCTACGGCATAGTAACAATGTCCTCTAGCACAGAAGTGGCCAGGTGTATCGCACACCTGCACCGGACAGAGCTGCACGGACAGCAGATCTCTGTGGAGAAA gtgaaaGGTGATCCCTCCAAAAAAGAACTAAAGAAGGAAAGTGATGAAAAATCTAGTTCGGGTAGGAGCATAGGAGATAAGAAGACCGCATCAAGTGACAAAGCCAGCAA AACGCCATCaaccaaaaaagaagaaaagaaatcagagaaatctgaaaaaaaagaaagtaaagaagccaagaaaacagaaggtaaaGATGAGAAGAGTGATAATGGAACAAGTGGCCCTAATCAAGAATCCACtaaaaaaactgaagaaaagaaaagaataa GTGGTAAAAGCCCAGGTCAAGTTGTAGTTTTAGACCAAACAAAAGGAGACCAAGGCCACACTAGGACAGTTAGAAGGGGAAGGTTTGATAAA CCACAGATATTGAGGAACAAAGAGCGTATTATTCAAGATAAAGTGAAATTCAGGGAATACAGGGGTAGAAAGGATATCTTGCCTTTTGAAAAGATGAAGGAACAGAGATTGCGAGAACACATGGTTCGATTGGAAAGAATACGACGAGCTGTTGAACTGCGAAG acGAAGAGAAATTGCGGAGCGCGAGCGCCGCGAGCGAGAGCGGATACGGATAATGCACGAGCGAGAAGAGTGcctgcagagggaaagggagcGACTCGAAATTGAGAGGcaaaagctggagagggagaggatggaaCGGGAGCGTTTGGAGAGAGAGCGCGTTCGGATTGAACAG GAACGTCGAAAAGAAGCGGAGCGAATTGCGCGGGAGAGGGAGGAGCttcggcggcagcagcagcagctccggtatgaacaggaaaagaggaattcTTTGAAACGTCCACGGGATGTAGATCACAG GAGAGATGATCCTTACTGGAATGACAGTAAGAAGATGGCTCTTGATACAGATGCACGTTTTGGCCATGGCTCAGATTACAGCCGCCAGCAAAACAGGTTCAATGACTTTGATCACAGAGAACGAGGCCGATATCCAGAAGGTTCTTCTGTTCCATCATCATCTTTTGATAG GCGAGATCGTTTCGTAAATCAAGGTGAGGCAAAAAAGACTCGCCCAACAGCACGAAGAGAAGAGCCAGGGTTTGAGAGATATCCCAAGAGCTTCAGTGAGTCCAGAAGAAATGAACCACCACAGCCAAGAAGTGAACTGCGGGACACGGACAGACGGGAAGTGCGAGGAGACAGAGACGAAAGGAGAACAGTGATAATTCACGACAGACCAGAAATACCGCACGGCCGGCATCCCAGAGAAACCGGCTCCAACCCACCTAGGCAAACCAGCTGGAAGAGTGAGGGAAGCATAAGCACAGACAAACGGGATGGCAG AGGCGAGCGGCCGGATCGGTCGGGAAGGGAAGTGTCCGGCCACGTGAGGGGAGCACCTCCCGGGAGCCGCAGCAGCGCCTCCGGCTatggaggcagggaaggagaacGGGGCGTGATGGGAGAGAGAGGTGGAGGACAA CACTACAACGAGGACAGACACGTCGTAGAACGCCACAGTCGTGAAACTGGACCAAGGAAAGAATGGCATGGACCTAGTTCTCAAGGAAGTGGCTACCATGACACAAGGAGAATGGGAGATGGCCGTGGAGGAGGGGGCATGATGGCTCCACATACAAG TAACTCTTCACCCATTAATAGAGTTGTACAGATCACAGGCAATTCCATGCAGAGGGGAAGTGGCTCAGGATTTAAGCCATTTAAAGGTGGACCTCCACGAAGATTCTAA
- the SLTM gene encoding SAFB-like transcription modulator isoform X1, with the protein MAAAASAPAAAAAGAPAAPAAPAAPPTESKRISDLRVIDLKSELKRRNLDITGVKTVLIARLKQAIEEEGGDPDNIEISVSADTPTKKPTKGKGKKQEADELTGDVSVEEDSFVKVIKESELETQDASDQDGNDELKDLKESVEDENLNSKGLPSAEKKKYHDLEPVETTEDVEKDSESQENECPDIEDYTFPTVHDGEDEENEKDKAGSGDGTQEVSKPLPSEESLAEADHTAHEEMEANTSVKEAEDDNISVTIQAEDAITLDFDGDDLLETGKNVKITDSEASKPKDVQDTISQSLEKEGKDYEMTENHKDGKKEDCVKGDPVKKEAREGSKKAESGDKEKDTLKKGPSSTGASGQAKSSTKESKESKTTSKDDKGSTSSVSGSSGSSTRNLWVSGLSSNTKAADLKNLFGKYGKVLGAKVVTNARSPGAKCYGIVTMSSSTEVARCIAHLHRTELHGQQISVEKVKGDPSKKELKKESDEKSSSGRSIGDKKTASSDKASKTPSTKKEEKKSEKSEKKESKEAKKTEGKDEKSDNGTSGPNQESTKKTEEKKRISGKSPGQVVVLDQTKGDQGHTRTVRRGRFDKPQILRNKERIIQDKVKFREYRGRKDILPFEKMKEQRLREHMVRLERIRRAVELRRRREIAERERRERERIRIMHEREECLQRERERLEIERQKLERERMERERLERERVRIEQERRKEAERIAREREELRRQQQQLRYEQEKRNSLKRPRDVDHRRDDPYWNDSKKMALDTDARFGHGSDYSRQQNRFNDFDHRERGRYPEGSSVPSSSFDRRDRFVNQGEAKKTRPTARREEPGFERYPKSFSESRRNEPPQPRSELRDTDRREVRGDRDERRTVIIHDRPEIPHGRHPRETGSNPPRQTSWKSEGSISTDKRDGSNFYRGERPDRSGREVSGHVRGAPPGSRSSASGYGGREGERGVMGERGGGQHYNEDRHVVERHSRETGPRKEWHGPSSQGSGYHDTRRMGDGRGGGGMMAPHTSNSSPINRVVQITGNSMQRGSGSGFKPFKGGPPRRF; encoded by the exons atggccgccgccgcctccgctcccgccgccgctgccgcggGGGCTCCTGCGGCTCCCGCCGCGCCCGCGGCGCCGCCCACCGAGAGCAAGAGGATCAGCGACCTGCGCGTCATCGACCTCAAGTCGGAGCTGAAGCGGCGCAACCTGGACATCACCGGCGTGAAGACGGTGCTCATCGCCCGGCTCAAGCAG GCTATTGAAGAGGAAGGAGGTGATCCAGATAATATTGAAATAAGTGTTTCAGCTGACACACCCACCAAGAAACCAACTAAAGGCAAAG GTAAAAAGCAGGAAGCTGATGAACTGACTGGTGATGTTTCAGTAGAAGAGGACTCTTTTGTCAAGGTAATAAAA GAAAGTGAATTGGAGACTCAAGATGCAAGTGATCAAGACGGAAATGATGAATTGAAAGACTTGAAAGAATCTGTTGAAGATGAGAACTTGAATTCTAAAGGACTACCatctgcagaaaagaaaaaataccatgACCTGGAGCCAGTGGAGACAACAGAAGATGTGGAGAAGGATTCTGAAAGTCAG GAAAATGAATGTCCAGACATAGAAGATTACACTTTTCCAACTGTCCAC GATGgggaagatgaagaaaatgagaaag ATAAAGCAGGTTCTGGTGATGGTACACAAGAAGTATCTAAACCTCTTCCTTCAGAAGAAAGCCTAGCTGAGGCTGATCACACGGCTCATGAAGAGATGGAAGCTAACACCTCTGTGAAAGAAGCTGAGGATGATAACATATCGGTTACAATCCAGGCCGAAGATGCCATCACTCTGGATTTTGATGGTGATGACCTCCTAGAAACAggtaaaaatgtgaaaattacaGATTCTGAAGCAAGTAAGCCAAAGGATGTGCAGGATACCATTTCACAGAGCCTGGAGAAGGAAGGCAAGGACTATGAGATGACTGAGAACCATAAAGATGGTAAGAAGGAAGACTGCGTGAAGGGTGATCCCGTCAAGAAGGAAGCCAGAGAAGGTTCAAAGAAAGCAGAATCTGGAGACAAAGAAAAGGATACTTTGAAGAAAGGTCCCTCGTCTACTGGGGCCTCTGGTCAAGCAAAGAG CTCTACTAAGGAATCTAAAGAAAGCAAGACAACATCAAAGGATGATAAAG GAAGCACGAGCAGTGTTAGTGGTAGCAGTGGAAGTTCAACTAGAAACCTGTGGGTTAGCGGACTGTCTTCCAACACAAAAGCTGCTGACTTGAAAAATCTCTTTGGCAAATATGGAAAG GTACTTGGTGCAAAAGTGGTCACAAATGCACGAAGCCCAGGGGCAAAATGCTACGGCATAGTAACAATGTCCTCTAGCACAGAAGTGGCCAGGTGTATCGCACACCTGCACCGGACAGAGCTGCACGGACAGCAGATCTCTGTGGAGAAA gtgaaaGGTGATCCCTCCAAAAAAGAACTAAAGAAGGAAAGTGATGAAAAATCTAGTTCGGGTAGGAGCATAGGAGATAAGAAGACCGCATCAAGTGACAAAGCCAGCAA AACGCCATCaaccaaaaaagaagaaaagaaatcagagaaatctgaaaaaaaagaaagtaaagaagccaagaaaacagaaggtaaaGATGAGAAGAGTGATAATGGAACAAGTGGCCCTAATCAAGAATCCACtaaaaaaactgaagaaaagaaaagaataa GTGGTAAAAGCCCAGGTCAAGTTGTAGTTTTAGACCAAACAAAAGGAGACCAAGGCCACACTAGGACAGTTAGAAGGGGAAGGTTTGATAAA CCACAGATATTGAGGAACAAAGAGCGTATTATTCAAGATAAAGTGAAATTCAGGGAATACAGGGGTAGAAAGGATATCTTGCCTTTTGAAAAGATGAAGGAACAGAGATTGCGAGAACACATGGTTCGATTGGAAAGAATACGACGAGCTGTTGAACTGCGAAG acGAAGAGAAATTGCGGAGCGCGAGCGCCGCGAGCGAGAGCGGATACGGATAATGCACGAGCGAGAAGAGTGcctgcagagggaaagggagcGACTCGAAATTGAGAGGcaaaagctggagagggagaggatggaaCGGGAGCGTTTGGAGAGAGAGCGCGTTCGGATTGAACAG GAACGTCGAAAAGAAGCGGAGCGAATTGCGCGGGAGAGGGAGGAGCttcggcggcagcagcagcagctccggtatgaacaggaaaagaggaattcTTTGAAACGTCCACGGGATGTAGATCACAG GAGAGATGATCCTTACTGGAATGACAGTAAGAAGATGGCTCTTGATACAGATGCACGTTTTGGCCATGGCTCAGATTACAGCCGCCAGCAAAACAGGTTCAATGACTTTGATCACAGAGAACGAGGCCGATATCCAGAAGGTTCTTCTGTTCCATCATCATCTTTTGATAG GCGAGATCGTTTCGTAAATCAAGGTGAGGCAAAAAAGACTCGCCCAACAGCACGAAGAGAAGAGCCAGGGTTTGAGAGATATCCCAAGAGCTTCAGTGAGTCCAGAAGAAATGAACCACCACAGCCAAGAAGTGAACTGCGGGACACGGACAGACGGGAAGTGCGAGGAGACAGAGACGAAAGGAGAACAGTGATAATTCACGACAGACCAGAAATACCGCACGGCCGGCATCCCAGAGAAACCGGCTCCAACCCACCTAGGCAAACCAGCTGGAAGAGTGAGGGAAGCATAAGCACAGACAAACGGGATGGCAG CAATTTTTACAGAGGCGAGCGGCCGGATCGGTCGGGAAGGGAAGTGTCCGGCCACGTGAGGGGAGCACCTCCCGGGAGCCGCAGCAGCGCCTCCGGCTatggaggcagggaaggagaacGGGGCGTGATGGGAGAGAGAGGTGGAGGACAA CACTACAACGAGGACAGACACGTCGTAGAACGCCACAGTCGTGAAACTGGACCAAGGAAAGAATGGCATGGACCTAGTTCTCAAGGAAGTGGCTACCATGACACAAGGAGAATGGGAGATGGCCGTGGAGGAGGGGGCATGATGGCTCCACATACAAG TAACTCTTCACCCATTAATAGAGTTGTACAGATCACAGGCAATTCCATGCAGAGGGGAAGTGGCTCAGGATTTAAGCCATTTAAAGGTGGACCTCCACGAAGATTCTAA
- the SLTM gene encoding SAFB-like transcription modulator isoform X3: MAAAASAPAAAAAGAPAAPAAPAAPPTESKRISDLRVIDLKSELKRRNLDITGVKTVLIARLKQAIEEEGGDPDNIEISVSADTPTKKPTKGKGKKQEADELTGDVSVEEDSFVKVIKESELETQDASDQDGNDELKDLKESVEDENLNSKGLPSAEKKKYHDLEPVETTEDVEKDSESQENECPDIEDYTFPTVHDGEDEENEKDKAGSGDGTQEVSKPLPSEESLAEADHTAHEEMEANTSVKEAEDDNISVTIQAEDAITLDFDGDDLLETGKNVKITDSEASKPKDVQDTISQSLEKEGKDYEMTENHKDGKKEDCVKGDPVKKEAREGSKKAESGDKEKDTLKKGPSSTGASGQAKSSTKESKESKTTSKDDKGSTSSVSGSSGSSTRNLWVSGLSSNTKAADLKNLFGKYGKVLGAKVVTNARSPGAKCYGIVTMSSSTEVARCIAHLHRTELHGQQISVEKVKGDPSKKELKKESDEKSSSGRSIGDKKTASSDKASKTPSTKKEEKKSEKSEKKESKEAKKTEGGKSPGQVVVLDQTKGDQGHTRTVRRGRFDKPQILRNKERIIQDKVKFREYRGRKDILPFEKMKEQRLREHMVRLERIRRAVELRRRREIAERERRERERIRIMHEREECLQRERERLEIERQKLERERMERERLERERVRIEQERRKEAERIAREREELRRQQQQLRYEQEKRNSLKRPRDVDHRRDDPYWNDSKKMALDTDARFGHGSDYSRQQNRFNDFDHRERGRYPEGSSVPSSSFDRRDRFVNQGEAKKTRPTARREEPGFERYPKSFSESRRNEPPQPRSELRDTDRREVRGDRDERRTVIIHDRPEIPHGRHPRETGSNPPRQTSWKSEGSISTDKRDGSNFYRGERPDRSGREVSGHVRGAPPGSRSSASGYGGREGERGVMGERGGGQHYNEDRHVVERHSRETGPRKEWHGPSSQGSGYHDTRRMGDGRGGGGMMAPHTSNSSPINRVVQITGNSMQRGSGSGFKPFKGGPPRRF; this comes from the exons atggccgccgccgcctccgctcccgccgccgctgccgcggGGGCTCCTGCGGCTCCCGCCGCGCCCGCGGCGCCGCCCACCGAGAGCAAGAGGATCAGCGACCTGCGCGTCATCGACCTCAAGTCGGAGCTGAAGCGGCGCAACCTGGACATCACCGGCGTGAAGACGGTGCTCATCGCCCGGCTCAAGCAG GCTATTGAAGAGGAAGGAGGTGATCCAGATAATATTGAAATAAGTGTTTCAGCTGACACACCCACCAAGAAACCAACTAAAGGCAAAG GTAAAAAGCAGGAAGCTGATGAACTGACTGGTGATGTTTCAGTAGAAGAGGACTCTTTTGTCAAGGTAATAAAA GAAAGTGAATTGGAGACTCAAGATGCAAGTGATCAAGACGGAAATGATGAATTGAAAGACTTGAAAGAATCTGTTGAAGATGAGAACTTGAATTCTAAAGGACTACCatctgcagaaaagaaaaaataccatgACCTGGAGCCAGTGGAGACAACAGAAGATGTGGAGAAGGATTCTGAAAGTCAG GAAAATGAATGTCCAGACATAGAAGATTACACTTTTCCAACTGTCCAC GATGgggaagatgaagaaaatgagaaag ATAAAGCAGGTTCTGGTGATGGTACACAAGAAGTATCTAAACCTCTTCCTTCAGAAGAAAGCCTAGCTGAGGCTGATCACACGGCTCATGAAGAGATGGAAGCTAACACCTCTGTGAAAGAAGCTGAGGATGATAACATATCGGTTACAATCCAGGCCGAAGATGCCATCACTCTGGATTTTGATGGTGATGACCTCCTAGAAACAggtaaaaatgtgaaaattacaGATTCTGAAGCAAGTAAGCCAAAGGATGTGCAGGATACCATTTCACAGAGCCTGGAGAAGGAAGGCAAGGACTATGAGATGACTGAGAACCATAAAGATGGTAAGAAGGAAGACTGCGTGAAGGGTGATCCCGTCAAGAAGGAAGCCAGAGAAGGTTCAAAGAAAGCAGAATCTGGAGACAAAGAAAAGGATACTTTGAAGAAAGGTCCCTCGTCTACTGGGGCCTCTGGTCAAGCAAAGAG CTCTACTAAGGAATCTAAAGAAAGCAAGACAACATCAAAGGATGATAAAG GAAGCACGAGCAGTGTTAGTGGTAGCAGTGGAAGTTCAACTAGAAACCTGTGGGTTAGCGGACTGTCTTCCAACACAAAAGCTGCTGACTTGAAAAATCTCTTTGGCAAATATGGAAAG GTACTTGGTGCAAAAGTGGTCACAAATGCACGAAGCCCAGGGGCAAAATGCTACGGCATAGTAACAATGTCCTCTAGCACAGAAGTGGCCAGGTGTATCGCACACCTGCACCGGACAGAGCTGCACGGACAGCAGATCTCTGTGGAGAAA gtgaaaGGTGATCCCTCCAAAAAAGAACTAAAGAAGGAAAGTGATGAAAAATCTAGTTCGGGTAGGAGCATAGGAGATAAGAAGACCGCATCAAGTGACAAAGCCAGCAA AACGCCATCaaccaaaaaagaagaaaagaaatcagagaaatctgaaaaaaaagaaagtaaagaagccaagaaaacagaag GTGGTAAAAGCCCAGGTCAAGTTGTAGTTTTAGACCAAACAAAAGGAGACCAAGGCCACACTAGGACAGTTAGAAGGGGAAGGTTTGATAAA CCACAGATATTGAGGAACAAAGAGCGTATTATTCAAGATAAAGTGAAATTCAGGGAATACAGGGGTAGAAAGGATATCTTGCCTTTTGAAAAGATGAAGGAACAGAGATTGCGAGAACACATGGTTCGATTGGAAAGAATACGACGAGCTGTTGAACTGCGAAG acGAAGAGAAATTGCGGAGCGCGAGCGCCGCGAGCGAGAGCGGATACGGATAATGCACGAGCGAGAAGAGTGcctgcagagggaaagggagcGACTCGAAATTGAGAGGcaaaagctggagagggagaggatggaaCGGGAGCGTTTGGAGAGAGAGCGCGTTCGGATTGAACAG GAACGTCGAAAAGAAGCGGAGCGAATTGCGCGGGAGAGGGAGGAGCttcggcggcagcagcagcagctccggtatgaacaggaaaagaggaattcTTTGAAACGTCCACGGGATGTAGATCACAG GAGAGATGATCCTTACTGGAATGACAGTAAGAAGATGGCTCTTGATACAGATGCACGTTTTGGCCATGGCTCAGATTACAGCCGCCAGCAAAACAGGTTCAATGACTTTGATCACAGAGAACGAGGCCGATATCCAGAAGGTTCTTCTGTTCCATCATCATCTTTTGATAG GCGAGATCGTTTCGTAAATCAAGGTGAGGCAAAAAAGACTCGCCCAACAGCACGAAGAGAAGAGCCAGGGTTTGAGAGATATCCCAAGAGCTTCAGTGAGTCCAGAAGAAATGAACCACCACAGCCAAGAAGTGAACTGCGGGACACGGACAGACGGGAAGTGCGAGGAGACAGAGACGAAAGGAGAACAGTGATAATTCACGACAGACCAGAAATACCGCACGGCCGGCATCCCAGAGAAACCGGCTCCAACCCACCTAGGCAAACCAGCTGGAAGAGTGAGGGAAGCATAAGCACAGACAAACGGGATGGCAG CAATTTTTACAGAGGCGAGCGGCCGGATCGGTCGGGAAGGGAAGTGTCCGGCCACGTGAGGGGAGCACCTCCCGGGAGCCGCAGCAGCGCCTCCGGCTatggaggcagggaaggagaacGGGGCGTGATGGGAGAGAGAGGTGGAGGACAA CACTACAACGAGGACAGACACGTCGTAGAACGCCACAGTCGTGAAACTGGACCAAGGAAAGAATGGCATGGACCTAGTTCTCAAGGAAGTGGCTACCATGACACAAGGAGAATGGGAGATGGCCGTGGAGGAGGGGGCATGATGGCTCCACATACAAG TAACTCTTCACCCATTAATAGAGTTGTACAGATCACAGGCAATTCCATGCAGAGGGGAAGTGGCTCAGGATTTAAGCCATTTAAAGGTGGACCTCCACGAAGATTCTAA